A single window of Danio rerio strain Tuebingen ecotype United States chromosome 15, GRCz12tu, whole genome shotgun sequence DNA harbors:
- the klc3 gene encoding kinesin light chain 3 isoform X1: protein MLSGEEILCSTQQVIAGLEALRGENRTLLDSLQETLQSQTSSESSLEQEKTSIILESLERIELGLGEAQVMMALSAHLGSLEAEKQKLRAQVRRLCQENQWLRDELSRAQQQLQEREQEVVTLEEQNRHLQFMSSIRKYDHEETSLEDKDSTSGKESLDDLFPTEEEEQTHMSQPHSSAAAAAQQGGYEIPARLRTLHNLVIQYASQGRYEVAVPLCKQALEDLEKSSGHSHPDVATMLNILALVYRDQNKYKEAASLLNDALAIREKTLGMDHPAVAATLNNLAVLYGKRGKYKEAEPLCKRALEIREKVLGTDHPDVAKQLNNLALLCQNQGKYQEVEQYYERALHIYQSQLGPDDANVAKTKNNLASCYLKQGKYRQAEALYKEILTRAHEKEFGSVEGDGRPVWIHTEEGSSRPDGLGNLKRSGSFTKLRESIRRSSEKLVRKLKGVGTQETTPRAVGMKRANSLNVLNVGVKDNQEAAMMPKRLTDARGLSSSTQSLARRASLTGDS from the exons ATGCTGTCAGGGGAGGAGATCTTATGCAGCACCCAGCAGGTGATCGCGGGGCTGGAGGCTCTTCGTGGAGAGAACCGCACACTTCTGGACAGCCTGCAGGAAACACTCCAGAGCCAGACGTCCAGTGAGAGCAGCCTGGAGCAGGAGAAGACCAGCATAATTCTAGAGTCTCTGGAGAGGATCGAGCTGGGCTTAGGAGAGGCGCAA GTGATGATGGCACTGTCGGCACACCTGGGCTCTTTAGAGGCCGAGAAGCAGAAGCTGCGTGCTCAGGTGCGGAGGCTGTGCCAGGAGAACCAGTGGCTACGGGATGAACTGTCCCGAGCACAGCAGCAGCTGCAGGAGAGAGAGCAGGAGGTGGTGACTTTAGAGGAGCAGAACAGACACCTGCAGTTCATGAGCAGCATTCGCAAGTACGACCACGAAGAGACGTCTCTG GAGGATAAAGATTCTACTTCAGGAAAGGAGTCCCTTGATGATCTCTTTCCTACAGAAGAAGAGGAGCAGACTCACA TGTCTCAGCCACACAGTAGTGCTGCCGCTGCTGCCCAGCAGGGAGGATATGAGATCCCTGCACGACTGCGAACGCTCCACAACCTGGTGATCCAGTACGCCTCCCAGGGCCGATATGAGGTGGCCGTGCCGCTCTGCAAACAAGCTTTAGAGGACCTGGAGAAATCCTCAGGCCACAGCCATCCGGATGTTGCCACCATGCTCAATATCCTGGCTTTAGTGTACAG AGATCAGAACAAATACAAAGAAGCTGCCAGTCTCCTAAATGATGCATTGGCCATCCGTGAGAAGACCCTGGGCATGGACCATCCAGCA gtGGCAGCTACTCTAAATAACCTGGCTGTATTATATGGAAAAAGGGGGAAGTACAAAGAGGCAGAGCCATTGTGTAAAAGAGCTCTGGAGATCAGAGAAAAG GTTCTTGGGACGGATCATCCCGATGTAGCGAAGCAGCTAAATAACTTGGCCCTGCTGTGCCAGAACCAGGGCAAATACCAGGAGGTGGAGCAGTACTATGAACGAGCGCTGCACATTTACCAGAGCCAGCTCGGACCTGATGATGCCAATGTGGCCAAGACCAAGAACAACCTG GCCTCCTGCTACCTCAAGCAGGGAAAATACAGACAAGCTGAGGCTCTTTATAAAGAGATTCTGACTCGAGCTCATGAGAAGGAGTTTGGCTCAGTGGAGG GAGATGGACGGCCTGTCTGGATACATACCGAAGAGGGAAGCTCTAGACCG GACGGTCTGGGAAACCTGAAGCGCAGCGGATCATTTACTAAACTTCGAGAGTCCATACGACGAAGCAGCGAAAAACTAGTTCGGAAGCTAAAAGGAGTCGGAACACAAGAAACAACCCCTCGAGCTGTTGG GATGAAAAGAGCCAATTCTCTCAATGTGCTTAATGTGGGTGTCAAAGACAATCAAGAGGCTGCTATG ATGCCCAAGAGGCTGACAGACGCTCGGGGTCTGAGTTCCAGCACACAGAGTTTGGCTCGTCGAGCGTCTCTGACCGGAGACAGTTAA